The following proteins are encoded in a genomic region of Gossypium hirsutum isolate 1008001.06 chromosome D05, Gossypium_hirsutum_v2.1, whole genome shotgun sequence:
- the LOC107904106 gene encoding metal tolerance protein 11 isoform X2: MLEGFSEMDALAERGFIPGMSKEERERLARSETLAIRISNIANMVLFAAKVYTSMRSGSLAIIASTLDSLLDLLSGFILWFTAFSMSTPNPYQYPIGKKRMQPLGILVFASVMATLGLQIILESVRTMVSNEDEFNLTNEQERWVVGIMLGVTLTKLLLMFYCRTFTNEIVKAYAQDHFFDVITNIIGLVAVLLANYIDDWMDPVGAIILALYTIRTWSMTVLENVNSLVGRSAAPEYLQKLTYLCWNHHKAIKNIDTVRAYTFGSHYFVEVDIVLPANMALQEAHDIGESLQEKLELLPDIERAFVHLDYEFSHKPEHAQAHAL; the protein is encoded by the exons ATGCTAGAGGGTTTTAGTGAAATGGATGCCTTAGCCGAGCGTGGATTTATTCCTGGCATGTCAAAG GAAGAGCGGGAAAGGTTGGCTAGAAGCGAGACATTAGCTATTAGAATTTCGAATATTGCAAACATGGTTCTTTTTGCCGCTAAAGTTTACACTTCCATGAGAAGTGGCTCATTAGCTATAATTGCGTCCACATTGGACTCTCTTCTTGATCTCTTGTCTGGCTTCATCCTCTGGTTTACTGCATTCTCCATGTCAACACCAAACCCATATCAGTACCCAATTGGAAAGAAACGAATGCAGCCACTG GGTATCCTTGTTTTTGCCTCTGTCATGGCAACTCTTGGACTGCAGATAATCTTGGAGTCTGTTCGAACAATGGTATCAAAT GAGGATGAATTCAACCTGACAAATGAGCAAGAGAGGTGGGTTGTTGGCATTATGCTTGGAGTGACTCTGACAAAGCTTCTCCTCATGTTCTATTGCCGCACATTTACAAACGAAATCGTTAAAGCTTATGCTCAGGATCACTTCTTTGATGTTATCACAAACATCATTGGCCTTGTTGCTGTGCTACTTGCTAATTACATCGACGATTGGATGGACCCTGTTGGAGCTATCATT CTGGCTTTGTACACAATACGGACATGGTCGATGACAGTATTAGAGAACGTGAACTCACTGGTTGGAAGATCAGCAGCTCCAGAATATCTTCAGAAACTGACCTATCTGTGTTGGAACCACCATAAGGCCATAAAAAACATCGATACGGTCCGAGCTTACACCTTCGGGTCTCACTACTTTGTTGAAGTTGATATTGTACTTCCGGCAAACATGGCATTACAAGAAGCTCATGACATTGGAGAATCCTTGCAAGAGAAACTGGAGTTACTGCCCGACATTGAGCGAGCGTTTGTTCATTTGGATTATGAATTCAGTCACAAACCTGAACATGCACAGGCACATGCTCTGTAG
- the LOC107904106 gene encoding metal tolerance protein 11 isoform X1: MVRGEMVEMVARETDEELSLLPHQSNVDRSWRLNFDGFQLSPEHKDKKPPRSLHDCLGVLGPEDNVAEYYQQQVEMLEGFSEMDALAERGFIPGMSKEERERLARSETLAIRISNIANMVLFAAKVYTSMRSGSLAIIASTLDSLLDLLSGFILWFTAFSMSTPNPYQYPIGKKRMQPLGILVFASVMATLGLQIILESVRTMVSNEDEFNLTNEQERWVVGIMLGVTLTKLLLMFYCRTFTNEIVKAYAQDHFFDVITNIIGLVAVLLANYIDDWMDPVGAIILALYTIRTWSMTVLENVNSLVGRSAAPEYLQKLTYLCWNHHKAIKNIDTVRAYTFGSHYFVEVDIVLPANMALQEAHDIGESLQEKLELLPDIERAFVHLDYEFSHKPEHAQAHAL, translated from the exons ATGGTGCGCGGGGAAATGGTGGAGATGGTGGCGCGAGAAACCGACGAAGAGCTTTCATTGTTGCCACATCAGAGCAATGTTGATCGATCATGGCGGTTGAACTTCGATGGCTTCCAGTTATCTCCCGAACACAAAGACAAAAAGCCTCCTCGTAGCCTCCATGATTGCCTTGGGGTTTTAG GTCCGGAAGATAATGTGGCTGAATACTACCAGCAGCAGGTAGAAATGCTAGAGGGTTTTAGTGAAATGGATGCCTTAGCCGAGCGTGGATTTATTCCTGGCATGTCAAAG GAAGAGCGGGAAAGGTTGGCTAGAAGCGAGACATTAGCTATTAGAATTTCGAATATTGCAAACATGGTTCTTTTTGCCGCTAAAGTTTACACTTCCATGAGAAGTGGCTCATTAGCTATAATTGCGTCCACATTGGACTCTCTTCTTGATCTCTTGTCTGGCTTCATCCTCTGGTTTACTGCATTCTCCATGTCAACACCAAACCCATATCAGTACCCAATTGGAAAGAAACGAATGCAGCCACTG GGTATCCTTGTTTTTGCCTCTGTCATGGCAACTCTTGGACTGCAGATAATCTTGGAGTCTGTTCGAACAATGGTATCAAAT GAGGATGAATTCAACCTGACAAATGAGCAAGAGAGGTGGGTTGTTGGCATTATGCTTGGAGTGACTCTGACAAAGCTTCTCCTCATGTTCTATTGCCGCACATTTACAAACGAAATCGTTAAAGCTTATGCTCAGGATCACTTCTTTGATGTTATCACAAACATCATTGGCCTTGTTGCTGTGCTACTTGCTAATTACATCGACGATTGGATGGACCCTGTTGGAGCTATCATT CTGGCTTTGTACACAATACGGACATGGTCGATGACAGTATTAGAGAACGTGAACTCACTGGTTGGAAGATCAGCAGCTCCAGAATATCTTCAGAAACTGACCTATCTGTGTTGGAACCACCATAAGGCCATAAAAAACATCGATACGGTCCGAGCTTACACCTTCGGGTCTCACTACTTTGTTGAAGTTGATATTGTACTTCCGGCAAACATGGCATTACAAGAAGCTCATGACATTGGAGAATCCTTGCAAGAGAAACTGGAGTTACTGCCCGACATTGAGCGAGCGTTTGTTCATTTGGATTATGAATTCAGTCACAAACCTGAACATGCACAGGCACATGCTCTGTAG
- the LOC107904105 gene encoding ankyrin repeat-containing protein BDA1: MQSPNTKDKLMVAAERGEIGMLYQLIEEDGNVLHRMDKMDVVNTPLHMASSKGYIDFAMEMMYLKPSLAKKLNKEGLSPVHVALKCGHTQLAVSLLRLDKSLLGVKGKMGYTPLHYLVMYEKDNDNLNKFFDDYHPCIINDLTSQGETALHVAARYNNQALTCLLKWLRTTAKFSMLQKHKLLDVGNRDQETVLHVLAQYQPQPQIVKMLSSDLRINTEAKNSKRQTALQILESSDKKGNDDIKKCVSILRHTKFWDLVAILRRTPFYIMAVITQWGYEIKTMSPDNGNAMLVVTVLILTTSYQASLSPPGGVLPADVPGKDNSNKFSNLQIYIGSINGTTSSNHSYHVVENIDFKPNTSTVGSSVLKNGPFLWFFIPNILAFSTSFLLTCLVIPTLVSGFFSFVLTLSLSTLLFCLLDSALVIISPDNQTSQILFTCVYTIVYITYLAIAFVVVPKMRKYVIS, encoded by the exons ATGCAGTCTCCCAATACGAAAGACAAGCTGATGGTTGCAGCTGAACGCGGAGAAATTGGTATGTTGTATCAACTTATCGAGGAGGACGGAAACGTGTTGCATCGGATGGATAAAATGGATGTGGTCAACACTCCATTGCACATGGCTTCATCCAAAGGATACATCGATTTCGCAATGGAAATGATGTACTTAAAGCCATCCTTGGCTAAAAAACTGAACAAAGAAGGCTTGAGCCCCGTGCATGTTGCGTTGAAATGTGGGCATACACAGTTGGCGGTTTCGTTGCTGAGACTTGACAAAAGTCTCCTCGGAGTCAAAGGGAAGATGGGTTACACGCCATTGCATTATCTAGTCATGTACGAAAAGGATAACGATAATTTGAATAAGTTTTTCGATGACTACCATCCTTGTATCATCAATGATTTGACGAGTCAAGGTGAAACTGCTTTACATGTCGCGGCTAGATACAATAACCAGGCACTTACATGTCTTCTCAAGTGGCTGAGGACAACTGCTAAATTTAGCATGTTGCAGAAGCATAAACTCCTTGACGTGGGTAACAGGGACCAGGAAACTGTGTTGCATGTTTTGGCGCAGTACCAGCCGCAGCCCCAG ATTGTGAAAATGCTATCAAGTGACCTTAGGATCAACACGGAAGCTAAAAATTCGAAACGTCAGACGGCTCTTCAAATCTTAGAGTCCTCGGATAAAAAAGGCAATGACGACATCAAGAAGTGCGTGTCCATTTTACGCCACACAAAATTCTGGGATCTCGTTGCGATTCTTCGCAGAACGCCGTTTTATATCATGGCGGTGATTACTCAATGGGGATACGAAATCAAAACTATGTCACCCGATAATGGGAATGCAATGCTCGTCGTTACAGTTCTGATCCTTACCACCAGTTATCAAGCCTCACTAAGCCCCCCTGGTGGCGTTTTGCCGGCAGATGTGCCCGGAAAGGACAACAGCAATAAGTTTTCCAACTTGCAGATTTACATTGGTTCCATCAACGGTACTACTAGCAGTAATCATAGTTATCATGTGGTGGAAAACATCGACTTCAAACCCAATACCTCCACGGTGGGATCGTCGGTTCTTAAGAATGGACCTTTTCTTTGGTTCTTCATTCCAAATATTCTGGCCTTCTCAACATCTTTTCTTCTAACATGTTTGGTTATTCCCACCCTCGTCAGCGGTTTCTTCTCCTTTGTTCTCACTTTATCATTGTCCACATTGTTGTTTTGTCTCTTGGATTCCGCATTGGTTATCATATCGCCCGACAATCAAACTAGCCAAATTCTCTTCACTTGTGTTTATACCATAGTTTATATCACCTATCTCGCCATTGCATTTGTAGTGGTTCCTAAAATGAGGAAATATGTTATTTCATAA